From the Oleiharenicola lentus genome, one window contains:
- a CDS encoding small basic protein: protein MSQHPSLKAAGGGVVVKRNVLKRFERVALLKKRGQWKEGDRVQGLRKTKADV from the coding sequence ATGTCCCAGCATCCCAGTCTCAAGGCCGCCGGCGGCGGCGTGGTCGTCAAACGCAATGTCCTCAAGCGCTTTGAGCGCGTGGCCCTCCTCAAGAAGCGCGGCCAGTGGAAGGAAGGCGACCGCGTCCAGGGTCTGCGCAAGACCAAGGCCGACGTCTAA
- a CDS encoding DedA family protein: protein MLDLTKKLIDFILHIDVHLKELIADYGAWTYAILFLIIFAETGLVVMPLLPGDSLLFAAGAFCASTPEHPVPVLNVHLMALLLFIAAVIGDTLNYWIGHKVGPAVFKREDSIWLRKKHLEKAHAFFEKYGGRAVILARFVPIVRTFVPFVAGVGSMTYSRFIAYNIIGGFVWIYFFTYAGYLFGNQPFVQKNFKLVILAIIILSVLPIVVEFVREWLKSRKKA from the coding sequence ATGCTCGACCTCACGAAGAAGCTCATCGATTTCATCCTCCACATCGATGTCCACCTCAAGGAGCTGATCGCCGACTACGGCGCATGGACCTATGCCATCCTGTTCCTGATCATCTTCGCCGAGACCGGTCTCGTGGTCATGCCTCTGTTGCCCGGCGACTCGCTGCTTTTTGCCGCCGGTGCATTCTGCGCCTCCACTCCGGAACACCCCGTCCCGGTGCTCAACGTCCACCTGATGGCGCTTCTGCTGTTCATCGCGGCCGTGATCGGCGACACGCTCAACTACTGGATCGGCCACAAGGTCGGTCCCGCCGTTTTCAAGCGCGAGGACTCGATCTGGCTGCGCAAGAAGCACCTCGAGAAAGCGCACGCCTTCTTCGAGAAATACGGCGGCCGCGCCGTCATCCTCGCCCGTTTCGTGCCCATCGTGCGCACCTTCGTTCCCTTCGTCGCCGGGGTCGGCTCGATGACCTACTCACGTTTCATCGCCTACAACATCATCGGCGGCTTCGTCTGGATCTATTTCTTCACCTACGCCGGCTACCTGTTCGGCAACCAGCCTTTCGTGCAGAAGAACTTCAAGCTGGTGATCCTCGCCATCATCATCCTCTCCGTCCTCCCCATCGTCGTGGAGTTCGTCCGCGAGTGGCTGAAGTCCCGCAAGAAGGCCTGA
- a CDS encoding Gfo/Idh/MocA family protein, with amino-acid sequence MNRRTFVSSLALAGAAVATSRRLHAAAAQPRLKIGLIGCGWYGGVNLGVFARCSSLHVVAMSDPNPQALANALKQVAGIQSEIPRTFADYREMLAAGGLEVVIVATPDHWHALPALAAMQAGLDVYLEKPIGVDVIEGEALVTAARKYRRTVQVNTQRRSCPLFIEAREKYLASGRLGKIGLVEAYSYLQARPTGLIPEAPVPEGFDYELWAGPAPKLPYRARFADRGWRAFQEYGNGQIGDLGVHTIDKVRWLLGLGWPESIVSTGGILADKPPYSATITDTQRSVFRYPGLDVSWEHRTWGVSPVPQRHWSDQWGARLIGDKGTLNLSSYEYVFTPAGKGPVEGRNLFSASGDLANLDFNGNVYEETENRHVQDFLRCRGTDERPVADIEQGHISSAMCELANLSLEIQRPVTYDPKTRTVPGDAEATRRLARPYRGPWEHPDPARV; translated from the coding sequence ATGAACCGCCGCACGTTTGTCTCGTCCCTCGCGCTGGCCGGCGCCGCCGTTGCCACGTCCCGCCGCCTCCACGCCGCTGCCGCCCAGCCCCGCCTCAAGATCGGATTAATCGGCTGCGGTTGGTATGGCGGTGTCAACCTCGGGGTCTTCGCCCGCTGCTCCTCGCTGCACGTCGTGGCCATGTCCGATCCGAACCCGCAGGCTCTGGCCAACGCACTCAAACAGGTCGCCGGCATCCAGAGCGAAATCCCGCGCACTTTCGCCGATTATCGCGAAATGCTCGCCGCCGGCGGCCTTGAGGTCGTCATCGTGGCCACACCTGACCACTGGCATGCCTTGCCCGCCCTCGCCGCGATGCAGGCCGGGCTGGACGTCTATCTCGAGAAACCCATCGGCGTGGACGTGATCGAAGGCGAGGCCTTGGTCACCGCCGCCCGCAAATACCGGCGCACGGTCCAGGTAAACACCCAGCGCCGCAGTTGCCCGCTCTTCATCGAGGCCCGGGAAAAATACCTCGCCAGCGGCCGATTGGGGAAAATCGGCCTCGTCGAGGCCTACAGTTACCTACAGGCGCGCCCGACCGGTCTTATTCCCGAAGCGCCCGTGCCCGAGGGATTCGACTACGAGCTGTGGGCCGGTCCGGCCCCAAAGCTGCCCTACCGTGCGCGGTTTGCCGACCGCGGTTGGCGCGCCTTCCAGGAATACGGCAACGGCCAGATCGGCGACCTTGGCGTCCACACCATCGACAAGGTCCGCTGGCTGCTCGGCCTCGGGTGGCCGGAATCGATTGTGTCCACCGGCGGCATTCTCGCAGACAAGCCGCCCTACTCGGCCACGATCACCGACACCCAGCGCAGCGTGTTCCGTTATCCCGGCCTCGACGTGAGCTGGGAGCACCGCACCTGGGGCGTCTCGCCGGTCCCGCAACGCCACTGGAGTGACCAGTGGGGCGCGCGCCTCATCGGCGACAAGGGCACGCTCAATCTCTCAAGCTACGAATACGTCTTCACCCCGGCCGGCAAAGGTCCCGTCGAGGGGCGCAACCTCTTTTCCGCCAGCGGCGACCTCGCGAATCTCGATTTCAACGGCAACGTCTATGAGGAAACCGAGAACCGCCATGTGCAGGACTTCCTGCGCTGCCGCGGGACGGACGAACGTCCAGTCGCCGACATCGAGCAGGGCCACATCTCCAGCGCGATGTGCGAGCTCGCCAATCTCTCCCTCGAAATTCAGCGCCCGGTCACTTACGACCCCAAGACCCGCACGGTGCCCGGCGACGCCGAGGCCACGCGCCGCCTCGCGCGTCCCTACCGCGGCCCGTGGGAGCATCCTGATCCGGCCAGGGTCTGA
- a CDS encoding pyrophosphate--fructose-6-phosphate 1-phosphotransferase encodes MSQTKKKVAILTAGGHAPCLSAATGQLIVHYTQQCPDWEIICYRSGYKGLLLGQSYPVTPEVRAQAHLLKNYGGSAIGNSRVKLTNVKDAVKRGLIKEGQHPLEVAAAQLEKDGIDILHTVGGDDTNTTAADLAAHLQKHNYKLNVIGLPKTIDNDIIPIRQSLGADTAAEQGAKFFRNVVTELGASGRMLIVHEVMGRNCGWLTAATAREYQKSLAAQPWIPGLGVTKQRYSVHGLYIPEMALDIEAEAKRLKALMDQQGNINLFISEGAGLEEIIAELTASGQEVARDAFGHVRLDTINPGKWFAEQFAKKLGAEKVLVQKSGYFARSAPCNEADFKLIDACVLKAVECAKTGVTGLIGHDEERGNELRAIEFPRIKGGKAFDVTQPWFQDLLKEIGQPMTKVVHVKH; translated from the coding sequence ATGAGCCAGACCAAGAAGAAAGTCGCCATCCTCACCGCCGGCGGTCACGCCCCCTGCCTCAGCGCCGCCACCGGACAACTCATCGTCCACTACACGCAGCAGTGCCCCGACTGGGAGATCATCTGCTACCGCTCCGGCTACAAGGGCCTGCTCCTCGGCCAGAGCTACCCCGTCACCCCCGAGGTCCGCGCCCAGGCCCACCTCCTGAAGAACTACGGCGGAAGCGCTATCGGCAACAGCCGCGTCAAACTTACCAACGTCAAGGACGCCGTGAAGCGCGGCCTCATCAAGGAAGGCCAGCACCCGCTCGAGGTCGCCGCCGCCCAACTCGAGAAGGACGGCATCGACATCCTCCACACCGTTGGCGGTGACGATACCAACACCACGGCCGCCGACCTCGCGGCCCACCTCCAGAAACACAATTACAAGCTCAACGTCATCGGTCTGCCCAAGACGATCGACAACGACATCATCCCCATCCGTCAGAGCCTCGGCGCCGACACCGCCGCCGAGCAGGGCGCGAAGTTCTTCCGCAACGTCGTCACCGAGCTCGGCGCCTCCGGCCGCATGCTCATTGTGCACGAGGTCATGGGCCGCAACTGCGGCTGGCTCACCGCCGCCACCGCGCGCGAATACCAGAAGAGCCTCGCCGCCCAGCCGTGGATTCCGGGTCTCGGCGTCACCAAGCAGCGCTACTCCGTCCACGGCCTCTACATTCCGGAAATGGCTCTCGACATCGAGGCCGAGGCGAAGCGCCTCAAGGCCCTCATGGACCAGCAGGGCAACATCAACCTCTTCATCTCCGAGGGCGCCGGCCTCGAGGAAATCATCGCCGAGCTCACCGCCAGCGGCCAGGAAGTCGCCCGCGACGCCTTCGGCCACGTGCGCCTCGACACGATCAACCCCGGCAAATGGTTCGCCGAGCAGTTCGCCAAGAAGCTCGGCGCCGAGAAGGTGCTCGTGCAGAAGAGCGGTTACTTCGCCCGCTCCGCCCCGTGCAACGAGGCCGACTTCAAGCTCATCGACGCCTGCGTGCTCAAGGCCGTCGAGTGCGCCAAGACCGGCGTCACCGGCCTCATCGGCCACGACGAGGAGCGCGGCAACGAACTCCGCGCGATCGAATTCCCCCGCATCAAGGGCGGCAAGGCCTTCGACGTCACTCAGCCCTGGTTCCAGGACCTCCTCAAGGAAATCGGCCAGCCTATGACCAAGGTCGTGCACGTTAAGCACTGA
- a CDS encoding DNA-directed RNA polymerase subunit omega: protein MRDEYIREAQKVINDPNILINVVSRRVKQLRRGSRPLVESLEKLSPEDIALREVAEGKISFELHTA from the coding sequence ATGAGAGACGAATACATCCGCGAAGCCCAGAAAGTCATCAACGACCCGAACATCCTGATCAACGTGGTTTCCCGCCGCGTGAAACAGCTGCGGCGCGGCAGCCGTCCGCTGGTGGAGTCGCTCGAGAAGCTCAGCCCTGAGGACATTGCTCTGCGCGAGGTCGCCGAAGGCAAGATCAGCTTCGAGCTCCACACGGCCTGA
- a CDS encoding DUF3185 family protein has protein sequence MRKIIALLLLSAGLVVAVLGYRRSESVAGVSDAVGTKIANTWDGKVRQPDHVWYYAAASVLMLAGGVLWLRRG, from the coding sequence ATGAGAAAAATCATCGCGCTCTTGCTTCTCTCCGCCGGTCTGGTCGTCGCCGTGCTTGGTTACCGGCGCTCCGAGTCCGTCGCCGGGGTGTCCGACGCCGTCGGCACCAAAATCGCCAACACCTGGGACGGCAAAGTCCGGCAGCCGGACCACGTCTGGTATTACGCCGCCGCCAGCGTGCTGATGCTGGCCGGCGGCGTGCTCTGGCTCCGCCGCGGCTGA
- the cutA gene encoding divalent-cation tolerance protein CutA, whose protein sequence is MFVAWTTTANRADADRLARGAVEARLAVCAQVDGPVTSHYHHEGKLEQAEEFRVWFKYLPANASSLGAWVHNHHPYAIPQWIEVSAENVGEKYLSWAMANSTSRPFTQSKSP, encoded by the coding sequence ATGTTCGTCGCTTGGACCACCACCGCCAACCGGGCCGATGCCGACCGACTTGCCCGCGGTGCGGTTGAGGCTAGGCTGGCGGTTTGCGCCCAAGTGGACGGGCCCGTCACTTCGCACTATCACCACGAGGGCAAACTCGAGCAGGCCGAGGAATTCCGGGTCTGGTTCAAATACCTGCCGGCCAACGCGTCATCACTCGGCGCCTGGGTCCATAACCATCATCCTTACGCGATCCCGCAGTGGATTGAGGTCAGCGCCGAAAACGTGGGCGAAAAATACTTGTCATGGGCTATGGCGAACTCTACATCCCGACCCTTCACGCAGTCCAAATCACCTTAA
- the smpB gene encoding SsrA-binding protein SmpB: MAAKSHDATRYTELRNPKALRDYFIHDKFEAGVKLTGSEVKSIRGGKAQLSDAFARIEKGEVWLHGAYIEEYSHAGLAQHSPRRPRKLLLRASEIRKLVSEIETAGRQLVALRMYFKEALVKVEIATATGKKQFDKREDVKKREQNLEARRALHTRR, encoded by the coding sequence ATGGCCGCCAAGTCCCATGATGCCACCCGCTACACCGAGCTTCGGAACCCGAAGGCTCTGCGGGACTATTTCATCCACGACAAGTTCGAGGCAGGCGTGAAGCTGACCGGCTCGGAGGTGAAGTCCATCCGCGGGGGCAAGGCCCAGCTCAGCGACGCCTTTGCCCGGATCGAGAAGGGCGAGGTCTGGCTGCACGGCGCCTACATCGAGGAGTATTCGCACGCCGGACTCGCGCAGCACTCGCCGCGGCGCCCACGCAAGCTGCTGCTTCGCGCCTCCGAGATCCGCAAGCTGGTGTCGGAAATCGAGACAGCCGGCCGCCAGCTCGTGGCGCTGCGCATGTATTTCAAAGAAGCCCTGGTGAAAGTTGAGATTGCCACCGCCACGGGCAAGAAGCAGTTCGACAAGCGCGAAGACGTCAAAAAACGCGAACAGAACCTCGAAGCCCGCCGCGCCCTCCACACCCGCCGATGA
- a CDS encoding 3-keto-disaccharide hydrolase gives MKIPTRFAFALAVACLAFLRLPAAEDSWISLFNGKDLTGWTPKFAKHPLGVNYADTFRAEDGVIKVAYDKYEKFDKQFGHLYSNLPYSRYILRLEYRFTGTPMADAPSWAGRNSGVMIHAASPLTMSLGQEWPVSMEVQFLCTDTKAGRQTGNACTPGTHLELDGKLTTAHIIDAKNSTLSPMEEWIAVEVEVHGNDEVVHRINGVEVLRYRHPQLDPKDADAQRLLAAGAPLQLSSGHIALQAESQPVWFRNIRIKVLP, from the coding sequence ATGAAGATCCCCACCCGCTTCGCTTTCGCGCTGGCCGTCGCTTGCCTCGCCTTTCTCCGCCTCCCCGCCGCCGAAGACAGCTGGATTTCGCTCTTCAATGGCAAGGACCTCACCGGCTGGACGCCCAAGTTCGCCAAACACCCGCTCGGCGTGAACTACGCCGACACGTTCCGCGCCGAGGACGGCGTCATCAAGGTCGCCTACGACAAGTATGAGAAATTCGACAAGCAGTTCGGCCACCTCTACTCCAACCTGCCCTACTCGCGCTATATCCTGCGCCTCGAATACCGCTTCACCGGCACGCCGATGGCCGACGCACCCTCCTGGGCCGGCCGCAACAGCGGCGTCATGATCCACGCCGCCTCGCCCCTCACGATGAGTCTCGGCCAGGAGTGGCCCGTCAGCATGGAGGTGCAGTTCCTCTGCACCGACACCAAGGCCGGTCGCCAGACCGGCAACGCCTGCACGCCCGGCACGCACCTCGAACTCGACGGCAAGCTCACCACTGCGCACATCATCGACGCGAAGAACAGCACGCTCTCCCCGATGGAAGAATGGATCGCCGTCGAGGTGGAGGTGCACGGCAACGACGAGGTCGTCCACCGCATCAATGGCGTGGAAGTCCTGCGCTACCGCCACCCGCAGCTCGATCCCAAGGATGCCGATGCCCAGCGGCTGCTCGCCGCCGGTGCGCCACTGCAACTTTCCTCCGGCCACATCGCCCTCCAGGCCGAGTCCCAGCCCGTATGGTTCCGCAATATCCGGATCAAGGTGCTGCCTTGA